In Melanotaenia boesemani isolate fMelBoe1 chromosome 16, fMelBoe1.pri, whole genome shotgun sequence, the following proteins share a genomic window:
- the LOC121655391 gene encoding cystatin-C-like, with product MLWKIVFTLLMAVFAVVLSGMPGGVTDIDINDEGVQHAVHFAIEQHNRNSNDVYIYRVVEIVRAQIQVVEGVNYIITVKIIMTSCRKDIYNEECGFIPNPNARPYQCTFTVWSRPWINDIRLTDDTC from the exons ATGCTGTGGAAGATCGTTTTCACCTTACTGATGGCCGTTTTCGCTGTTGTGTTAAGTGGCATGCCAGGAGGCGTTACAGACATTGACATCAACGACGAGGGTGTCCAACATGCTGTACATTTCGCTATTGAGCAGCACAACAGAAACTCTAACGACGTGTACATTTACCGGGTGGTAGAAATCGTCAGGGCTCAGATTCAG GTGGTTGAAGGAGTAAACTACATCATAACTGTAAAGATCATAATGACCAGCTGCAGAAAAGACATTTATAATGAAGAGTGTGGCTTCATCCCCAACCCAAATGCTCGG CCTTACCAATGCACATTCACTGTGTGGAGCCGCCCGTGGATCAATGATATCAGACTGACAGACGATACATGCTAA
- the LOC121655388 gene encoding cystatin-C-like — MLWKIVFTLLAAVFAVVLSDMPGGVTDIDINDKGVQHAVHFAIEQHNRNTDDVYIYRVVEIVRAQTQVVEGVNYIITVKIIMTSCRKDIYNEECGFIPNPNARPYQCTFTVWSRPWINDIRLTDDTC; from the exons ATGCTGTGGAAGATCGTTTTCACCTTACTGGCGGCCGTTTTCGCCGTTGTGTTAAGTGACATGCCAGGAGGCGTTACAGACATTGACATCAACGACAAGGGTGTCCAACATGCTGTACATTTCGCTATTGAGCAGCACAACAGAAACACTGACGACGTGTACATTTACCGGGTGGTAGAGATCGTCAGGGCTCAGACTCAG GTGGTTGAAGGAGTAAACTACATCATAACTGTAAAGATCATAATGACCAGCTGCAGAAAAGACATTTATAATGAAGAGTGTGGCTTCATCCCTAACCCAAATGCTCgg CCTTACCAATGCACATTCACTGTGTGGAGCCGCCCGTGGATCAATGATATCAGACTGACAGACGATACATGCTAA
- the LOC121655390 gene encoding cystatin-like, which produces MLWKIVFTLLAAVFAVVLSDMPGGVTDIDINDKGVQHAVHFAIEQHNRNTDDVYIYRVVEIVRAQIQVVEGIKYIIIVKIIITSCRKDHYDDRCGFIPHPNARPYQCTFTVWSRPWINDIRLTDDTC; this is translated from the exons ATGCTGTGGAAGATCGTTTTCACCTTACTGGCGGCCGTTTTCGCCGTTGTGTTGAGTGACATGCCAGGAGGCGTTACAGACATTGACATCAACGACAAGGGTGTCCAACATGCTGTACATTTCGCTATTGAGCAGCACAACAGAAACACTGACGACGTGTACATTTACCGGGTGGTAGAAATCGTCAGGGCTCAGATTCAG GTGGTTGAAGGTATAAAGTACATCATAATTGTAAAGATCATAATAACCAGCTGCAGAAAAGACCATTACGATGACAGATGTGGCTTCATCCCCCACCCAAATGCTCGg CCTTACCAATGCACATTCACTGTGTGGAGCCGCCCGTGGATCAATGATATCAGACTGACAGATGATACATGCTAA
- the ephx5 gene encoding epoxide hydrolase 1, which yields MQRLQLLKDTFFGLDVVQKQVLIGSAVAAGGILAYVTLRRSKVKTIPLGDGWWGAGEKPQSEDDKIYPFTVQTSDKEIEDLYERIDRTRYSEPLEDSNFQYGFNSTYLKKVVSYWRNEFDWKKQVAEINKFPHFKTKIEGLDVHFIHVRPPQSGRQKVLPLMLVHGWPGSFYEFYRILPLLTQNHDGFAFEVIIPSIPGYGFSEAPHKKGFDSLAAARVFLKLMERLGFSQFYLQGGDWGSLITTNMAQMKPDCVRGLHLNMCMSTRGFKVLLSLIIGPYLPFLVGFSREDVRRLFPFFEKNVYEILRESGYMHIQATKPDTAGCGVNDSPVGLAAYILEKFSTWTDMNNRDLADGGLERKYNLDDLLTNIMIYWTTGSITSSMRFYKENFKTNPDNRIDAKTGIFVPTGVAAFPNELMHCPKSWAKIRYQNIYSYTFMPRGGHFAAFEEPQLLASDVIQFVKKVEKL from the exons ATGCAGAGACTACAGCTTCTTAA GGACACTTTCTTTGGCCTGGATGTTGTCCAAAAGCAGGTTCTAATCGGGTCTGCTGTGGCAGCTGGTGGAATTCTGGCATATGTAACGCTCAGAAGGAGCAAAGTGAAAACTATCCCTCTTGGTGATGGATGGTGGGGTGCAGGAGAGAAGCCGCAGTCAGAGGATGATAAAATCTATCCTTTCACAGTGCAAACCTCAGACAAAGAGATTGAG gaTCTCTATGAGCGCATTGACAGAACCCGCTACAGCGAGCCTTTAGAAGATAGCAACTTCCAGTATGGCTTCAACAGCACTTATCTAAAGAAAGTGGTTTCTTATTGGAGAAATGAGTTTGACTGGAAAAAGCAGGTGGCAGAGATTAACAAGTTTCCACACTTCAAAACCAAAATCGAAG GACTGGACGTGCACTTCATCCATGTGCGTCCACCTCAAAGTGGGCGTCAGAAGGTTCTGCCTCTTATGCTCGTTCATGGCTGGCCGGGCTCCTTCTATGAATTCTACAGGATCCTTCCTCTTCTGACACAGAACCATGATGGTTTTGCATTTGAAGTCATAATCCCATCCATCCCTGGCTATGGCTTCTCAGAAGCCCCTCACAAAAAAG GATTTGACAGCCTGGCTGCTGCCCGAGTTTTCCTGAAACTGATGGAGCGCTTGGGCTTCTCCCAGTTCTATCTGCAAGGAGGAGACTGGGGCTCACTTATCACCACTAACATGGCACAGATGAAACCAGA CTGTGTGAGAGGTCTTCACCTAAACATGTGTATGTCAACAAGGGGTTTCAAAGTGTTGTTGTCTCTGATCATTGGTCCCTATCTGCCCTTCCTGGTGGGCTTCAGTCGGGAAGATGTTCGCCGATTGTTCCCTTTCTTTGAGAAGAATGTCTATGAAATCCTGAGGGAGTCTGGCTACATGCACATTCAAGCCACTAAACCAGACACTGCAG GTTGTGGAGTGAATGACTCTCCAGTTGGCTTGGCAGCTTACATTCTGGAAAAGTTCTCCACCTGGACAGACATGAACAACAGAGATCTGGCGGATGGCGGACTGGAGAG GAAATACAACCTGGATGACCTGCTGACAAATATTATGATCTACTGGACCACAGgctccatcacctcctccatGCGCTTCTACAAGGAGAACTTTAAGACTAACCCTGACAACAGAATTGATGCAAA gacagGGATTTTTGTCCCTACTGGAGTAGCTGCTTTCCCTAATGAGCTGATGCATTGCCCCAAATCATGGGCAAAGATTAGGTATCAAAACATTTACTCCTACACCTTCATGCCCCGAGGGGGCCACTTCGCTGCCTTTGAGGAGCCCCAACTGCTTGCCAGCGACGTTATCCAGTTTGTGAAAAAAGTGGAAAAGCTCTGA
- the cst3 gene encoding cystatin C (amyloid angiopathy and cerebral hemorrhage), translating into MMWKIVVTLLAAVFAVGLSFMTGGLRDADINDEGVQNAVNFAAAQHNRGTNDMFLHQVVEVVRAQTQVVAGMKYVITVKMAKTNCRKDRDNENCGVLSTQPYECTFTVWSRPWINDIRLTKNTC; encoded by the exons ATGATGTGGAAGATTGTTGTCACATTACTGGCGGCCGTTTTCGCCGTTGGGCTGAGTTTCATGACAGGGGGCCTTAGAGATGCTGACATCAACGACGAGGGTGTCCAAAATGCCGTGAATTTCGCCGCTGCCCAACACAACAGAGGAACTAACGACATGTTCCTCCACCAGGTGGTAGAGGTAGTCAGGGCTCAGACTCAG GTGGTTGCTGGTATGAAGTACGTCATAACAGTAAAAATGGCAAAGACCAACTGCAGAAAGGATCGTGACAATGAAAATTGTGGCGTGCTTAGTACTcag cCTTACGAATGCACATTCACCGTGTGGAGCCGCCCGTGGATCAACGATATCAGGCTTACAAAGAATACTTGCTAA